A genomic region of Micromonospora sp. NBC_01796 contains the following coding sequences:
- a CDS encoding glycosyl hydrolase family 18 protein produces MRSSLRRAFWAGAVVAVAVAAVPVTAAFGAGNVTTTFAAASDWGTGHEARVTITNGTDASLATWRLEFDLPSGTTIGSFWDADVTRTNNHYVAVKKSWAGALAPGASFSWGYNGTGAYKAPLNCTINGASCGGGTTPTTPPTTRPPTTPPTTAPPTTAPPTTRPPTTPPPTTTPPTNPPPGGKKVVGYFAQWGVYGRNYHVKNIVTSGSASKLTHIMYAFGNTTNGQCTIGDSYADYEKAYTTADSVDGVADTWDQPLRGSFNQLRKLKAAYPNIKVIWSFGGWTWSGGFTQAAANPTAFANSCYNLVEDPRWADVFDGIDIDWEYPNACGLTCDASGPNAFKNVIQALRTRFGSSALVTAAITADGTNGGKIDATDYAGAINNLNWLMPMTYDYFGAFAAQGPTAPHSPLTSYSGIPTAGFYSDAAIQKLKSKGIPASKLLLGIGFYGRGWTGVTQAAPGGSATGAAQGTYEAGNEDYKVLKNTCPSTGTIAGTAYAKCGSNWWSYDTPSTINGKMSYANNQGLGGSFFWELSGDTTNGELITAVKNGLG; encoded by the coding sequence ATGAGAAGTTCCCTCCGTCGGGCGTTCTGGGCCGGCGCCGTGGTCGCGGTGGCGGTCGCCGCCGTCCCGGTGACCGCGGCCTTCGGCGCCGGAAACGTCACCACCACGTTCGCGGCCGCCTCCGACTGGGGGACCGGTCACGAGGCCCGCGTCACGATCACCAACGGCACCGACGCCTCGCTCGCCACCTGGCGGCTGGAGTTCGACCTGCCGTCCGGCACCACCATCGGCAGCTTCTGGGACGCCGACGTGACCCGGACCAACAACCACTACGTAGCGGTCAAGAAGAGCTGGGCCGGTGCGCTCGCCCCCGGCGCCTCGTTCTCCTGGGGCTACAACGGCACCGGCGCGTACAAGGCACCGCTGAACTGCACCATCAACGGCGCCTCGTGCGGTGGCGGAACCACCCCGACCACCCCGCCGACCACCCGGCCGCCGACCACCCCACCCACCACCGCGCCGCCCACCACCGCGCCGCCGACCACCCGGCCGCCAACCACCCCGCCGCCCACCACCACGCCGCCGACCAACCCGCCGCCGGGCGGCAAGAAGGTCGTCGGCTACTTCGCGCAGTGGGGCGTCTACGGCCGGAACTACCACGTCAAGAACATCGTCACCAGCGGGTCCGCGTCCAAGCTGACCCACATCATGTACGCCTTCGGCAACACCACGAACGGCCAGTGCACGATCGGTGACAGCTACGCCGACTACGAGAAGGCGTACACGACGGCGGACAGTGTGGACGGCGTGGCCGACACCTGGGACCAGCCGTTGCGGGGCAGCTTCAACCAGTTGCGCAAGCTCAAGGCGGCGTACCCGAACATCAAGGTGATCTGGTCGTTCGGTGGCTGGACCTGGTCCGGCGGCTTCACCCAGGCCGCGGCGAACCCGACCGCCTTCGCGAACTCCTGCTACAACCTGGTCGAGGACCCGCGCTGGGCGGACGTGTTCGACGGCATCGACATCGACTGGGAGTACCCGAACGCCTGTGGCCTCACCTGTGACGCCAGCGGCCCGAACGCGTTCAAGAACGTGATCCAGGCGCTGCGTACCCGGTTCGGTTCTTCCGCCCTGGTCACCGCGGCGATCACCGCGGACGGGACCAACGGCGGCAAGATCGACGCCACCGACTACGCCGGGGCGATCAACAACCTGAACTGGCTGATGCCGATGACCTACGACTACTTCGGCGCCTTCGCCGCGCAGGGCCCGACCGCCCCGCACTCGCCGCTGACGTCGTACAGCGGTATCCCGACGGCCGGCTTCTACTCCGACGCGGCGATCCAGAAGCTGAAGAGCAAGGGGATCCCGGCCAGCAAGCTGCTGCTGGGTATCGGCTTCTACGGTCGCGGTTGGACCGGGGTGACCCAGGCGGCACCGGGTGGCAGTGCCACCGGGGCGGCGCAGGGCACCTACGAGGCCGGCAACGAGGACTACAAGGTCCTCAAGAACACCTGTCCGTCCACCGGCACCATCGCCGGCACCGCGTACGCCAAGTGCGGCAGCAACTGGTGGAGCTACGACACCCCCAGCACCATCAACGGCAAGATGTCGTACGCCAACAACCAGGGTCTCGGTGGCTCCTTCTTCTGGGAGCTCTCCGGCGACACCACCAACGGTGAACTGATCACCGCGGTCAAGAACGGCCTCGGCTGA
- a CDS encoding DUF397 domain-containing protein encodes MRDLTGARWRKSSRSNGSGGNCVEVADNLPGHVFVRDTKDRDGGTLTFGPAAWSAFVGFAKTSAS; translated from the coding sequence ATGCGTGACCTCACCGGCGCCCGTTGGCGCAAGTCCAGTCGTAGCAACGGTTCCGGCGGCAACTGCGTGGAGGTCGCCGACAATCTGCCGGGGCACGTTTTCGTTCGGGATACCAAGGACCGTGACGGTGGCACCCTGACCTTCGGGCCGGCGGCATGGAGCGCCTTCGTCGGCTTCGCCAAGACCTCGGCTAGCTGA
- a CDS encoding helix-turn-helix domain-containing protein, producing MTDTGSSVPRRQLGRYLKQAREQAGITLEAAARDQEWSRATMYRIEGGYAAVRRADVVSMCTAYGVSAKMTEALIALAAETKAKGWWHAHGAAIPSWFELYVGLESAASRLRHFEPASVPGLLQTREYAEALLRSHPEIADEEVDRLVFVRMERQQLLRRKSPTPPQLDVLLDEAALRRQVPGMARQLRHLNEQGKTNRVSIRVVPTLARLNYALAGGSFVILDFPAVGVRTPEPTTVYCESLTGALYLDKPTEVATYDGAWKALEDSALDPGRSADLIAMIAKEIDNA from the coding sequence ATGACGGATACGGGATCGTCCGTACCGCGTAGGCAACTGGGTCGGTATCTGAAGCAGGCTCGCGAACAAGCGGGGATCACTCTCGAGGCCGCAGCAAGAGATCAAGAATGGTCCCGAGCGACGATGTATCGGATCGAGGGCGGATACGCCGCCGTACGACGGGCTGACGTCGTGTCGATGTGCACGGCGTACGGCGTGTCGGCCAAGATGACCGAGGCGCTCATCGCGCTCGCAGCCGAAACCAAGGCCAAGGGCTGGTGGCACGCGCACGGCGCGGCGATCCCGAGTTGGTTCGAGCTGTACGTCGGCCTGGAGTCGGCGGCTTCCCGGTTGCGCCACTTCGAGCCGGCGTCCGTGCCGGGACTCCTGCAAACCAGGGAGTACGCCGAGGCACTGTTGCGCTCCCACCCGGAGATCGCGGATGAGGAGGTCGACCGTCTGGTCTTCGTACGGATGGAACGCCAGCAGTTGCTCCGCCGCAAGTCACCCACCCCGCCACAACTTGACGTCCTGCTCGACGAGGCCGCGCTCCGCCGGCAGGTGCCAGGGATGGCTCGGCAACTCCGGCACCTCAACGAGCAGGGGAAGACCAACCGGGTGAGCATCCGGGTCGTGCCCACGCTGGCCCGACTCAACTACGCGCTGGCCGGCGGCAGTTTCGTCATCCTGGACTTCCCTGCGGTCGGGGTCCGCACCCCGGAGCCGACCACCGTCTACTGCGAGTCGCTGACGGGCGCCCTGTACCTGGACAAGCCGACGGAGGTCGCGACGTACGATGGCGCATGGAAGGCGCTCGAAGACTCGGCCCTGGACCCAGGCCGGTCGGCCGACCTGATAGCGATGATCGCCAAGGAGATTGACAATGCGTGA
- a CDS encoding DUF397 domain-containing protein — MRDLTGARWRKSTRSGSTGGDCVEVADNLPGVVAVRDTKDRDGGTLTFGPAAWSAFVGFAKTAAH; from the coding sequence ATGCGTGACCTGACCGGCGCACGGTGGCGTAAGAGCACCCGCAGCGGCAGCACTGGCGGTGATTGCGTGGAGGTGGCGGACAACCTGCCCGGCGTCGTGGCGGTGCGGGACACCAAGGATCGTGACGGTGGCACCCTGACCTTCGGGCCGGCGGCGTGGAGCGCCTTCGTCGGCTTCGCCAAGACCGCAGCCCACTGA